Proteins encoded in a region of the Isosphaeraceae bacterium EP7 genome:
- a CDS encoding DUF2271 domain-containing protein — MGTSLELRVRADDIGIASRAEQMVLAEIDRLAAIVSTYEPTSELSRWRSAGPGAAPQRLSAELHDLLATSDEWTNATGGAFDPRVEAVIQLWKVASSAPPSDAQVQAALRRMKPPAWRLDPKTKTAELLTDCPITLDAIAKGEIVGRACDAAFDGVPGLHGLLLNVGGDLRARGNETWRIGVASPSQDSETSAPLCLIEINDVAVATSGRSQRGFTVGGRRESHILDPRTGLPARSIDGATVIAPRSIDADALATACNVLDPAASIKLAESIPGVECLIVESNGRIHQSKGWARYEAVAFASAREVALPAAEEKAAEPATWGVDHEVVVEFEIVKPATEQGRYRRPYIAVWVEDKDGQPVRTLALWVSQGGAGPFQWLPDLRRWFAADQERKKFDKTDMVLTISRPTRPPGKYSVIWDGKDNKKKPLGPGQYTLCIDSAREHGTSESIRQEINVGGDTFRVTAEGNAEVSSAAFEYRVKAVKK; from the coding sequence ATGGGCACCTCGCTCGAGCTACGCGTGAGGGCCGACGACATCGGCATCGCCTCGCGCGCCGAGCAGATGGTCCTGGCGGAGATCGACCGCCTCGCCGCGATCGTCAGCACCTATGAGCCGACCAGCGAGCTGAGCCGCTGGAGATCGGCCGGCCCAGGAGCGGCTCCCCAACGCCTCTCGGCCGAGCTTCACGATCTCCTCGCCACTTCGGACGAATGGACGAACGCCACCGGAGGCGCGTTCGACCCGCGAGTCGAGGCCGTCATCCAGCTCTGGAAAGTCGCCAGCTCCGCCCCTCCGTCGGATGCCCAGGTCCAGGCGGCCTTGCGGCGAATGAAGCCTCCCGCCTGGCGACTCGATCCGAAGACGAAGACGGCCGAGCTCCTCACCGACTGCCCGATCACCCTGGATGCCATCGCCAAAGGAGAGATCGTCGGCCGTGCTTGCGACGCCGCCTTCGACGGCGTGCCCGGCCTGCACGGGCTGCTTCTCAACGTCGGCGGAGATCTCCGCGCCCGCGGAAATGAGACCTGGCGGATCGGCGTCGCCTCGCCCAGTCAAGATTCCGAGACGAGCGCCCCGCTGTGCCTCATCGAGATCAATGACGTTGCCGTTGCGACCAGCGGCCGCTCGCAACGAGGGTTCACCGTCGGCGGTCGGCGAGAATCGCACATCCTGGACCCCCGCACGGGCCTGCCCGCGCGGAGCATCGACGGCGCCACCGTGATCGCCCCGCGTTCAATCGATGCGGACGCCCTGGCCACCGCATGCAACGTGCTCGACCCGGCCGCCAGCATCAAACTCGCCGAGTCGATCCCCGGCGTCGAATGCCTGATCGTCGAGTCGAACGGCCGGATCCATCAGAGTAAGGGTTGGGCCCGATACGAGGCAGTCGCGTTCGCCTCGGCCAGGGAGGTCGCCCTGCCAGCCGCCGAGGAGAAGGCCGCCGAGCCCGCGACCTGGGGCGTCGATCACGAGGTGGTGGTCGAGTTCGAGATCGTCAAGCCGGCCACCGAGCAGGGACGGTACCGTCGGCCCTATATCGCCGTCTGGGTCGAGGACAAGGACGGACAGCCGGTGCGGACCCTGGCCCTCTGGGTCTCGCAAGGGGGCGCAGGGCCGTTCCAGTGGCTGCCCGACCTGCGCCGATGGTTCGCGGCCGACCAAGAGCGGAAGAAGTTCGACAAGACGGACATGGTGCTCACCATCTCCAGACCGACCCGCCCGCCCGGCAAGTACTCGGTGATCTGGGACGGCAAGGATAACAAGAAGAAGCCGCTGGGCCCCGGCCAATACACCCTCTGCATCGACTCGGCCCGCGAGCACGGCACGTCCGAATCGATCCGCCAGGAGATCAACGTCGGCGGCGATACCTTCCGCGTGACCGCCGAGGGGAACGCCGAGGTCTCCTCGGCCGCCTTCGAGTACCGGGTCAAGGCGGTGAAGAAGTGA
- a CDS encoding PepSY-associated TM helix domain-containing protein: protein MRWLHIYLSMLGLAVTLFFAVTGLTLNHPQWFHTERRIEAEGTIEGRWLTPRPGADGATDDVARLEIVEHLRASQGFRGALADFRVDDRECSVTFKGPGYSADAFIDRETGRYTGSQTIHGLVAVLNDLHKGRDTGPAWSWLIDVSAVVLVVISLTGLILLFYLKLRRRPGLVVALVGLILSVAVAYLWVP, encoded by the coding sequence ATGCGATGGCTGCATATTTACCTGTCGATGCTCGGGCTGGCCGTCACCCTCTTCTTCGCCGTCACGGGGCTGACCCTGAACCATCCGCAATGGTTCCACACTGAGAGGCGGATCGAGGCCGAGGGAACCATCGAGGGACGCTGGCTCACCCCCCGCCCCGGTGCCGATGGGGCGACCGACGACGTCGCCAGGCTCGAAATTGTCGAGCACCTGCGGGCCAGCCAGGGCTTCCGCGGTGCGCTCGCCGATTTCCGCGTCGACGACCGCGAGTGCTCCGTCACCTTCAAAGGTCCCGGCTACTCCGCCGACGCGTTCATCGACCGCGAGACAGGACGCTACACGGGAAGCCAGACCATCCACGGCCTCGTCGCCGTGCTGAACGACCTGCACAAAGGGCGGGACACCGGCCCGGCCTGGTCGTGGCTCATCGACGTCTCGGCCGTCGTCCTCGTCGTCATCTCGCTGACCGGCCTGATCCTCCTTTTCTACCTGAAGCTACGCCGCCGCCCGGGCCTGGTTGTCGCCCTGGTCGGATTGATCCTGTCCGTCGCCGTGGCCTACCTGTGGGTCCCCTGA
- a CDS encoding BatA and WFA domain-containing protein gives MNALGLRLPTSGLQFASPLDLAAWTIAAGVPVGIIALYFLKLRRKPVRVPSTLLWRRSMEDMHVNSLFQKLRRNLLLFLQLLAVALAMLALAGPRFNGSAGEGRRFVLAIDQSASMSATDIAPSRLARAKAEARKVVESMEENDLAMVIAFSDRARVISNYTANRRELVRRIDAIEPTRASTSLREALQVAAGLANPSKMIEGVAATSIVAPKLLIYTDGGFADVEGFSLGNLEPEVVVIGPPSPPNATAADGETPVATSRTPTSDNVAILALQAGRNEDKPEEFQVFGRVRNFKGEDVETRARLLRHDPLKPSAEGTLVDEIDLKLPAQGEQSFKFDLPDAGSAELEVRLDLKDAQPLDDRAFALVGNLRQAKVLVVTPGNRYLVDTLQTSLAEERADVEVVGPDALKTDPVARDLASGAYDLAIFDRVTPTSDPESNAIYFGALPPGPAYAKSTPVTAPIVMDWNVGHPLLQFIRDLPTIRISKALAVEPPAGSTVLIEGNGGPLAFLAPRAGGYADAVITFSLVDGKEFNTDWVLKYSFPLFLYNALQLLGNVGEAVGEEAHPPGQPIVLRADAATETVNLTDPSGRTTTLPKTTQGTFVINATDRTGFYRASWTPRGGKGYAVNQFDPREADLSPRGLVPAGATEAEADAYKIKIGYNPVSGSRQSAPARVDWWKPLALLALGVLLVEWYIYNRRVYL, from the coding sequence ATGAACGCGCTGGGCCTGCGACTGCCGACCTCGGGGCTGCAATTCGCCAGCCCGCTCGACCTGGCCGCCTGGACGATCGCGGCGGGCGTGCCGGTGGGCATCATCGCGCTCTATTTCTTGAAGCTCAGGCGCAAGCCGGTGCGCGTGCCCAGCACCCTGCTCTGGAGGCGGAGCATGGAAGACATGCACGTCAACAGCCTCTTCCAGAAGCTCAGGCGCAATCTCCTGCTGTTCCTGCAGCTCCTGGCCGTCGCCCTGGCGATGCTGGCCCTGGCGGGCCCCAGGTTCAACGGGTCCGCCGGTGAGGGACGGCGGTTCGTGCTGGCGATAGATCAATCGGCGAGCATGTCCGCGACCGACATCGCGCCCAGCCGGCTGGCCAGGGCCAAGGCGGAGGCACGCAAGGTGGTCGAGTCGATGGAGGAGAATGACCTGGCGATGGTCATCGCTTTCAGCGACCGTGCCCGCGTGATCTCCAACTACACCGCGAACCGCCGCGAGTTGGTCCGGCGCATTGATGCGATCGAGCCCACCCGAGCGTCGACCTCCCTGCGCGAGGCGTTGCAGGTGGCGGCCGGGCTGGCCAATCCATCGAAGATGATCGAGGGGGTGGCCGCCACGTCGATCGTCGCACCCAAGCTCCTGATCTACACCGACGGCGGTTTCGCCGACGTCGAGGGCTTCAGCCTGGGGAACCTGGAGCCCGAGGTCGTCGTGATCGGCCCCCCGTCCCCGCCTAACGCCACGGCCGCCGACGGCGAGACCCCCGTGGCGACTTCCAGGACGCCCACGTCGGATAACGTGGCGATCTTGGCCCTTCAGGCGGGCAGAAATGAGGACAAGCCCGAGGAGTTCCAGGTCTTCGGCCGCGTACGCAACTTCAAGGGGGAGGACGTCGAGACTCGGGCCAGGCTGCTGCGGCACGACCCCTTGAAGCCCTCGGCTGAGGGGACGCTCGTCGATGAGATCGACCTGAAACTGCCCGCGCAGGGGGAGCAGTCGTTCAAGTTCGACCTGCCCGACGCGGGGAGCGCCGAGCTCGAGGTGAGGCTCGACCTGAAGGACGCGCAACCGCTCGACGACCGCGCGTTCGCCCTCGTCGGCAACCTGCGGCAGGCCAAGGTGCTCGTCGTCACACCCGGCAATCGCTACCTGGTCGACACGCTCCAGACTTCCCTGGCCGAGGAACGCGCCGACGTCGAGGTGGTGGGCCCGGATGCGCTCAAAACCGACCCGGTGGCCCGCGACCTGGCGTCGGGGGCCTATGATCTGGCGATCTTCGACCGGGTGACCCCGACGTCCGATCCCGAGTCGAACGCCATCTACTTCGGTGCATTACCCCCGGGCCCTGCTTATGCGAAGTCGACGCCGGTCACCGCGCCGATCGTGATGGACTGGAACGTCGGCCACCCGCTCCTCCAGTTCATCCGCGACCTGCCGACGATCCGGATCTCCAAGGCCCTGGCCGTCGAGCCGCCCGCGGGCTCGACCGTGCTCATCGAGGGGAACGGCGGCCCGCTGGCCTTCCTGGCCCCCAGGGCAGGGGGATATGCCGACGCGGTGATCACGTTCAGCCTGGTCGACGGCAAGGAGTTCAACACCGACTGGGTCCTGAAATACAGCTTTCCGCTCTTCCTGTACAACGCCCTGCAATTGCTGGGCAACGTGGGCGAGGCCGTGGGTGAAGAGGCCCATCCGCCGGGCCAGCCGATCGTGCTGCGGGCGGACGCGGCGACCGAGACGGTGAACTTGACCGATCCATCGGGGCGGACGACGACCCTGCCGAAGACGACTCAGGGGACGTTCGTGATCAACGCCACCGACCGGACCGGATTCTACCGGGCGAGCTGGACGCCGAGGGGTGGGAAGGGCTACGCCGTGAACCAGTTCGACCCGCGCGAGGCCGACCTCTCCCCCCGTGGTCTGGTGCCCGCGGGCGCCACGGAGGCGGAGGCCGACGCTTATAAGATCAAGATCGGCTACAACCCGGTGTCGGGGTCGAGGCAGAGCGCCCCGGCGCGGGTCGACTGGTGGAAGCCGCTGGCACTGCTGGCCCTGGGCGTCCTGTTGGTCGAGTGGTATATCTACAATCGCCGGGTCTACCTCTGA
- a CDS encoding DUF58 domain-containing protein produces the protein MPATTPVPLLSAEFLHKLEQLEVVSKKIFAGRMKGERKSKQRGSSVEFADHRNYSTGDDLRHIDWNVYARLDKLFLKLFMEEEDLQIFTLLDTSLSMDFGDPTKLHYGKQVAAALSFVGLVNHDRVMMDTFASNLEVGLPGVRGRSQMYRVVQYLDRLSASGGSDLTAAAKSFAIKHSGKGVVVVISDFLDKRGYSDALRYLLARNMDIYVIHVLSREEVEPELVGDLRLVDSEDDDEAEITISAPLLRRYKQTLDGFVGGLKEWCTKRGITYIFTTTHNPFDQLVLNYLRERGLVR, from the coding sequence ATGCCCGCCACCACGCCGGTCCCCTTGCTCTCCGCCGAGTTCCTGCACAAGCTCGAGCAGCTTGAGGTGGTGAGCAAGAAGATCTTCGCGGGCCGGATGAAGGGGGAGCGCAAGAGCAAGCAGCGTGGATCTTCCGTGGAGTTTGCCGACCACCGGAATTACTCGACCGGAGACGACCTGCGGCACATCGACTGGAACGTCTACGCGCGGCTGGACAAGCTGTTCCTCAAGCTCTTCATGGAAGAAGAAGACCTGCAAATCTTCACGCTCCTGGACACCAGCCTGTCGATGGACTTCGGCGACCCGACCAAGCTGCACTACGGCAAGCAGGTGGCCGCGGCGTTGTCTTTCGTGGGCCTGGTCAACCACGACCGGGTGATGATGGACACGTTCGCCAGCAACCTCGAGGTTGGCCTTCCGGGTGTGCGGGGACGGTCGCAGATGTACCGGGTCGTGCAGTACCTGGACCGGCTGTCGGCCTCCGGGGGGAGCGACCTGACGGCGGCGGCCAAGTCGTTCGCCATCAAGCATTCCGGCAAGGGGGTGGTGGTCGTCATCTCCGACTTCCTCGACAAACGCGGATACTCCGATGCGTTGCGCTACCTGCTGGCACGCAACATGGACATCTACGTCATCCATGTCCTGAGCCGCGAGGAGGTCGAGCCGGAGCTCGTCGGCGACCTACGCCTGGTGGACAGCGAGGACGATGACGAGGCCGAGATCACCATCAGCGCACCGCTCCTGAGGCGTTACAAACAAACCCTCGACGGTTTCGTCGGCGGCCTGAAGGAGTGGTGCACCAAGCGTGGCATCACCTACATCTTCACCACGACGCACAACCCATTCGATCAACTTGTCCTGAACTATTTGCGCGAGCGTGGCCTGGTCCGCTGA
- a CDS encoding MoxR family ATPase, which produces MATDAQDPTMEARADEFRDAYKRVKDEIGKVIVGHDEIVNGVLTCLFVGGHALLEGVPGLGKTLLVRTLAETLTLDFNRIQFTPDLMPADIIGTNVVMEGPDGRRVFEFQRGPIFSQIVLADEINRATPKTQSALLEAMQERSVTVGGTIHKLRPPFFVMATQNPIEQEGTYPLPEAQLDRFLFKLTVGYSTREELTTILDRTTRNEQAKVTQVIDGETLLRMQRLAREVIVAPHVQDYAIRLVLATHPEGPYAAAATNQYVRWGASPRGAQTLVLAAKVRALLDSRYNVSFEDIRRVYLPSLRHRVLLNFEAQAEGIATDQVLLKVLEAVPERAEELAKAS; this is translated from the coding sequence ATGGCGACCGATGCCCAGGACCCGACCATGGAAGCACGCGCCGACGAGTTCCGCGACGCCTACAAACGAGTCAAAGACGAGATCGGCAAGGTGATCGTCGGCCACGACGAGATCGTCAACGGCGTCCTGACATGCCTGTTCGTCGGCGGCCATGCACTGCTGGAAGGCGTTCCCGGTCTGGGCAAGACCCTGCTGGTGCGGACCCTGGCCGAGACCCTGACGCTCGACTTCAACCGGATCCAGTTCACCCCCGACCTGATGCCGGCCGACATCATCGGCACCAACGTGGTGATGGAAGGCCCCGACGGCCGCCGCGTCTTCGAGTTCCAGCGTGGGCCGATCTTCTCCCAGATCGTGCTGGCCGACGAGATCAACCGCGCCACGCCCAAGACCCAGTCGGCACTGCTGGAGGCCATGCAGGAGCGCTCCGTCACGGTCGGCGGCACCATCCACAAGCTGCGGCCCCCCTTCTTCGTGATGGCCACTCAGAACCCGATCGAGCAGGAAGGGACCTATCCGCTGCCCGAGGCGCAGCTCGACCGGTTCCTGTTCAAGCTGACCGTGGGCTACAGCACCCGCGAGGAACTGACGACCATCCTGGACCGGACCACGCGCAACGAGCAGGCGAAGGTGACCCAGGTCATCGACGGCGAGACCCTGCTGAGGATGCAGCGGCTGGCACGCGAGGTGATTGTGGCGCCCCACGTGCAGGACTACGCCATCCGCCTGGTCCTGGCCACCCACCCGGAGGGACCCTACGCCGCCGCGGCGACCAATCAATATGTAAGATGGGGAGCCAGCCCGCGTGGCGCGCAGACGCTGGTCCTGGCGGCCAAGGTGCGAGCCCTGCTCGACTCGCGGTACAACGTCAGTTTCGAGGACATCCGCCGCGTCTACTTGCCCAGCCTCCGGCACCGCGTGCTCCTGAACTTCGAGGCTCAGGCCGAGGGGATCGCCACCGACCAGGTCCTGTTGAAGGTGCTGGAAGCGGTGCCCGAGCGTGCCGAGGAACTGGCGAAGGCGAGCTGA